One stretch of Bosea vaviloviae DNA includes these proteins:
- a CDS encoding GNAT family N-acetyltransferase codes for MITIREEIPSDAVAREALLDLCLGERRAAKSSERLREGRLPAQDLALIAECDGEVVATVRLWHVEAGGVPALLLGPLAVAPTLQGEGVGKAMMRDAIWRAACRGHGAILLVGDAPYYERFGFSDALTRDLAMPGPVERERFLGLELREGALAGARGMLTAKGCLDAAPVLAAPVLVVPVLAEPIRRAA; via the coding sequence ATGATCACGATCCGCGAGGAAATCCCGTCCGATGCCGTGGCCCGCGAGGCCCTGCTCGATCTGTGCCTCGGCGAGCGCCGGGCCGCGAAGTCGAGCGAGCGCCTGCGCGAGGGCCGGCTGCCGGCCCAAGATCTCGCCCTGATCGCCGAGTGCGACGGCGAAGTCGTCGCGACCGTGCGGCTCTGGCATGTCGAGGCCGGCGGCGTCCCGGCGCTGCTGCTCGGGCCGCTGGCCGTCGCGCCCACGCTGCAGGGCGAAGGCGTCGGCAAGGCGATGATGCGGGACGCGATCTGGCGTGCGGCCTGCCGTGGTCATGGCGCGATCCTGCTCGTCGGCGATGCGCCCTATTACGAGCGCTTCGGCTTCTCGGACGCGTTGACGCGTGATCTCGCCATGCCAGGCCCGGTGGAGCGCGAGCGCTTCCTCGGGCTCGAATTGCGCGAAGGCGCACTCGCCGGCGCCAGGGGCATGCTGACCGCGAAAGGCTGTTTGGACGCCGCGCCGGTCTTGGCCGCGCCGGTCTTGGTCGTGCCGGTCTTGGCGGAGCCGATCCGGCGCGCCGCCTGA